In the Telopea speciosissima isolate NSW1024214 ecotype Mountain lineage chromosome 2, Tspe_v1, whole genome shotgun sequence genome, one interval contains:
- the LOC122652569 gene encoding F-box/kelch-repeat protein At1g30090-like: protein MQRVRVSSQQSPVHRLGDSQMTLSPKFRLALIQSPSFLSASSEMALSLGGVSLIPGLPDDIALNCLLRLPVESHPACRAVCKRWHMLLGNKERFFTRRKELGFKNPWLFILAFHKCTGRIQWQVLDLASYSWHTIPAMPCKDRVCPHGCRCVSIPHEGILFVCGGMVSDIDCPLDLVLKYEMHRNRWTVMNQMLTARSFFTSGVIDGLIYAAGGNSTDLFELDSAEVLDPAKGNWRPIANMRTNMASYDAAVLNGKLLVTEGWIWPFLFSPRGQVYDPVSNNWENMAVGLREGWTGSSVVVDGHLFVVSEHERMKLKVYDVETDSWDTVTGPPVPEQICKPLSVNSSNCRIYVVGRNLYVAVGHIRWLSFSCSSGKKQNFSVQWQVLDAPEAFRDLTPSSSQVLFA, encoded by the coding sequence ATGCAGCGTGTCCGAGTTTCATCCCAACAATCTCCAGTACATAGGCTAGGAGATTCCCAAATGACATTATCGCCCAAATTTAGACTGGCTTTAATCCAATCACCTTCTTTCCTGTCTGCATCTTCAGAAATGGCGCTCTCACTGGGTGGCGTATCTCTTATTCCTGGCCTTCCTGATGATATTGCCCTCAACTGCCTCCTCCGCCTGCCAGTTGAGAGCCACCCGGCCTGCAGAGCTGTGTGCAAGCGATGGCATATGCTGTTAGGTAATAAAGAGCGGTTCTTCACCCGAAGGAAGGAGCTAGGTTTCAAAAACCCCTGGCTCTTCATCTTAGCCTTCCACAAATGCACAGGAAGGATCCAGTGGCAGGTCTTAGACCTTGCCAGCTACTCTTGGCACACCATCCCTGCCATGCCTTGCAAGGACCGTGTATGTCCTCATGGATGTAGATGTGTGTCCATTCCCCATGAGGGTATCCTCTTTGTCTGTGGGGGCATGGTCTCTGATATTGATTGCCCACTCGACCTTGTCCTAAAATATGAAATGCACAGAAACCGTTGGACTGTGATGAACCAGATGCTTACTGCGAGGTCTTTCTTTACAAGTGGAGTGATTGATGGGTTGATTTATGCTGCTGGAGGGAACAGCACAGATCTCTTTGAGCTTGACTCAGCTGAGGTTCTTGACCCTGCCAAAGGGAATTGGCGTCCCATTGCAAACATGCGCACCAACATGGCATCCTATGATGCTGCTGTTCTAAATGGAAAGCTTCTAGTGACTGAAGGCTGGATCTGGCCTTTCTTGTTCTCTCCTAGAGGTCAGGTATATGACCCTGTATCTAACAATTGGGAGAATATGGCTGTTGGGCTTAGAGAAGGCTGGACAGGTTCCAGTGTGGTGGTTGATGGCCATTTGTTTGTGGTTTCTGAGCATGAGAGAATGAAGCTGAAGGTTTATGATGTGGAAacggattcctgggacacagtCACAGGTCCCCCTGTACCAGAGCAGATATGCAAGCCTCTCTCTGTGAACTCCAGTAACTGCAGGATCTATGTTGTAGGTCGCAACCTTTATGTTGCAGTGGGTCACATCCGGTGGCTGAGCTTTAGCTGCAGTTCTGGAAAGAAGCAGAACTTCTCTGTCCAGTGGCAAGTATTAGATGCACCAGAAGCCTTCCGTGACTTGACACCATCAAGCTCACAGGTTCTGTTCGCTTAG